A portion of the Chelmon rostratus isolate fCheRos1 chromosome 15, fCheRos1.pri, whole genome shotgun sequence genome contains these proteins:
- the bsdc1 gene encoding BSD domain-containing protein 1 produces the protein MAEGESWWGGWLQQSFQAVKDKSSEALEFIKRDLTEFSTVVQHDTTCSIVATATAVRNKLAVEGSSETTEKVKKSLSSFLGVISDTLAPPPDKTIDCDVITLVATPAGTTEVYDSSKARLYSLQADPATYCNEPDGPPEQFDNWLSGFSLEDKKAEISELLVNSPSIRALYTKMVPAAVAHSEFWQRYFYKVFQLDQEEARRVALKQRAEQTAHTETLGWEEEEEEDDFLGATSSSHLNFTPQLDNSSTQLPTSLTGTGATLLSPVLSPSEERDATLSVSSDSVSLPTQVEVQPEPVAREMTENLTEAILEGVADKKQEEQRPGKNDLTAEAQVEAATQPEATVDEAPVRPSAPASKPEAAKEEGPQDLRVFELNSDSGKSTPSNNGKKGSSTDVSEDWEKDFDLDMTEEEVQMALSKIEASGEMDEDWENWD, from the exons TCATCTGAGGCCTTAGAGTTCATAAAGCGAGACCTGACAGAGTTCTCCACTGTGGTGCAACATGACACAACCTGCTCAATTGTGGCCACAGCCACGGCTGTCAGAAACAAGCTCGCG GTGGAAGGTTCCTCTGAGACCACAGAAAAGGTGAAGAAAAGCCTGTCTAGCTTCTTAGGGGTAATATCAGACACGCTTGCTCCACCCCCTGATAAAACCATTgactgtgatgtcatcacattGGTGGCAACACCAGCCGGAACTACAGAGGTGTACGACAGTTCTAAG GCACGGCTCTACAGTCTGCAAGCTGACCCTGCTACGTACTGCAATGAGCCTGACG GTCCCCCAGAGCAGTTTGACAACTGGCTGTCTGGCTTCAGTTTGGAAGACAAGAAAGCCGAAATCTCAGAGCTTTTGGTCAACAGCCCGTCTATACGAGCCCTTTACACCAAAATG gtGCCAGCAGCTGTAGCCCATTCAGAATTCTGGCAGAGGTATTTCTACAAAGTCTTCCAGTTGGACCAG GAGGAGGCCAGGAGAGTGGCActgaagcagagagcagaacagaccgcacacacagagacactgggctgggaagaggaagaggaggagg ATGACTTCCTCGGTGCCACGTCATCATCTCATCTCAACTTTACACCCCAGCTGGACAACAGCTCAACCCAGCTGCCCACGAGTTTGACAGGAACAGGAGCGACTCTGCTGAGCCCCGTGCTGTCCCCCAGCGAAGAGCGCGACGCCACCCTCTCGGTTAGCAGCGACAGCGTCAGCCTGCCGACGCAGGTGGAAGTGCAGCCAGAGCCGGTTGCCAGGGAGATGACCGAGAACCTGACAGAAGCTATCTTGGAAGGTGTCGCAGACAAGAAGCAAGAAGAGCAGAGGCCTGGAAAGAATGACTTAACTGCTGAGGCTCAAGTGGAAGCTGCAACCCAGCCAGAGGCTACTGTCGATGAGGCGCCAGTGCGGCCTTCTGCCCCCGCCTCTAAACCAGAAGCAGCAAAAGAGGAGGGGCCGCAGGACCTGAGAGTGTTCGAACTTAATTCTGACAGCGGGAAATCTACACCCTCTAACAATGGCAAGAAAG GATCCAGCACCGATGTGAGTGAAGACTGGGAGAAAGACTTTGACCTGGacatgacagaagaagaagtccAGATGGCACTCTCTAAAATCGAAGCTTCTGGAGAG aTGGACGAAGACTGGGAGAACTGGGACTGA